In one Winogradskyella sp. MH6 genomic region, the following are encoded:
- the nadD gene encoding nicotinate (nicotinamide) nucleotide adenylyltransferase, with protein sequence MKVGLYFGTFNPIHIGHLTIANHLAEHSDLDQIWFVVTPQSPFKKKNSMLDNRQRYEMVYRATKDYDKLKPSDIEFGLKQPNYTIDTLTYLEEKFPDYEFALIMGEDNLKSFHKWKNYELILENYSVYVYPRISEGKTDTQFKDHPKIHHVDAPIMELSSTFIRNSIKEGKNVRPMLPHSVWEYIDEMNFYK encoded by the coding sequence ATGAAGGTTGGATTGTATTTTGGCACATTTAACCCAATACACATTGGTCATTTAACGATTGCAAACCACCTTGCTGAACACAGTGATTTAGACCAAATTTGGTTTGTAGTAACACCTCAAAGTCCGTTTAAGAAAAAAAACAGTATGCTCGATAATAGACAGCGTTATGAAATGGTTTACCGAGCAACAAAAGACTATGATAAATTAAAACCAAGTGATATAGAATTTGGGTTAAAACAACCCAACTACACCATAGATACGCTAACTTATCTTGAAGAAAAATTCCCAGATTATGAATTTGCCCTAATCATGGGAGAAGACAATTTAAAAAGTTTTCATAAATGGAAAAATTATGAGTTAATACTAGAGAACTATAGCGTTTATGTATATCCTCGTATATCTGAAGGCAAAACAGATACTCAGTTTAAAGATCACCCAAAAATTCACCATGTAGATGCACCTATTATGGAATTATCTTCAACATTTATTAGAAATTCTATTAAAGAAGGTAAAAACGTTCGTCCTATGTTACCTCACTCAGTTTGGGAATATATTGACGAAATGAATTTTTACAAATAA
- the gmk gene encoding guanylate kinase has protein sequence MSKEELKKQGKLIVFSAPSGSGKTTIVRHLLKQPELNLEFSISATSREPRGNEVHGKDYYYLSLKEFKNKIKNDEFLEWEEVYRDNFYGTLKAEVERIWAKGKHVIFDIDVSGGLRIKRKFPEQTLAVFVKPPDLNELVRRLKERGEESPEKISMRVAKAPAELATAPLFDEIVVNSNLEEALENAYKLVSDFINK, from the coding sequence GTGTCTAAAGAAGAATTAAAAAAACAAGGCAAGCTTATTGTATTTTCGGCACCTTCTGGTTCTGGTAAAACCACAATTGTTCGTCATTTATTAAAACAACCCGAATTAAATTTAGAGTTTTCAATATCTGCCACCTCTCGTGAACCTCGTGGTAACGAAGTGCATGGTAAAGATTATTATTACCTCTCGCTAAAAGAATTTAAAAATAAGATTAAGAACGATGAGTTTTTAGAGTGGGAAGAAGTTTATAGAGACAACTTTTACGGCACATTAAAAGCTGAAGTTGAACGTATTTGGGCAAAAGGCAAACACGTTATTTTTGATATTGATGTATCTGGTGGCCTACGTATAAAACGAAAATTTCCAGAGCAAACCTTAGCAGTTTTTGTAAAACCACCAGACTTAAACGAATTGGTGAGACGTCTTAAAGAACGTGGTGAAGAAAGTCCAGAAAAAATAAGTATGCGTGTTGCAAAGGCACCTGCAGAGTTAGCAACTGCTCCGCTTTTTGATGAAATTGTAGTGAACTCTAATTTGGAAGAAGCACTAGAAAACGCATATAAGTTAGTTTCTGATTTTATAAACAAATAA